In one window of Brenneria goodwinii DNA:
- a CDS encoding aminotransferase class I/II-fold pyridoxal phosphate-dependent enzyme, protein MVNKKQTSGRLNRIKPSPSIAANDLVNKLRAEGKDIINFTIGEPDFDTPEHIIAAAVAAMENGETHYTPASGTLTLRKAVSEKLSRDNQLDYSPDEIVCGCGGKHIIFHAFASTLNEQDEVIIHAPYWVSYPDLAILNEAFPIVIEGREEDNFKLMPQDLEKTLTPNTKWLVLNYPNNPSGVIYTEKELLALAEVLRKYPNVLIMLDEIYEYFVYPGNQHISMAKVAPDLKDRMLIINGVSKGYAMTGWRLGYGAGPQWLIAAIGKLISQTTTCPSSVSQAAAAAALSGDQAPVRRMLEIYQQRRNRISELLSDVPGLHFTPPSGAFYLFPNVSGLLGKITPAGEKISSDDDVVQYLLREGGVATVGGRAYGLSPYIRISFASSLEIIEEGCRRIKNALAKLK, encoded by the coding sequence ATGGTGAATAAAAAACAAACATCCGGGCGTCTGAACCGCATCAAGCCATCGCCCAGTATCGCCGCCAACGATCTGGTCAATAAACTGCGCGCCGAAGGCAAGGATATTATTAATTTCACCATTGGCGAGCCGGACTTTGATACGCCGGAGCACATCATCGCCGCCGCGGTCGCCGCCATGGAAAACGGGGAAACCCACTACACGCCGGCCAGTGGAACCCTGACGCTGAGAAAAGCGGTCAGCGAAAAATTAAGCCGGGATAATCAACTGGATTATTCCCCGGATGAGATTGTCTGCGGCTGCGGCGGAAAACACATTATTTTTCATGCTTTCGCGTCTACCTTGAATGAACAGGATGAAGTGATCATCCATGCGCCCTACTGGGTATCCTATCCGGACCTGGCGATCCTGAACGAAGCCTTCCCTATCGTTATTGAAGGCCGCGAAGAAGATAACTTCAAGCTAATGCCGCAAGATCTGGAAAAAACGCTAACGCCCAACACCAAGTGGCTGGTACTGAATTACCCGAATAATCCAAGCGGCGTGATCTATACGGAGAAGGAACTTCTCGCGCTTGCCGAGGTGTTAAGAAAATATCCCAACGTGCTCATCATGCTGGATGAAATCTATGAATATTTTGTCTATCCAGGTAATCAACATATCTCCATGGCTAAGGTCGCCCCGGATTTGAAAGATCGTATGTTGATCATTAACGGCGTTTCTAAAGGCTACGCCATGACCGGGTGGCGCCTCGGCTATGGCGCCGGGCCGCAGTGGCTGATTGCCGCGATCGGCAAACTGATCTCCCAAACAACAACCTGCCCCAGCTCTGTCAGTCAGGCCGCCGCCGCCGCCGCGCTTTCCGGCGACCAGGCGCCGGTCCGCCGCATGCTGGAAATTTACCAGCAGCGTCGCAACCGGATATCGGAACTATTGAGCGATGTGCCCGGACTACATTTTACGCCGCCGTCCGGTGCGTTTTATTTATTTCCCAACGTCTCCGGATTGCTGGGGAAAATCACGCCGGCAGGCGAGAAAATAAGTTCCGATGACGATGTGGTGCAGTATTTACTGCGGGAAGGCGGCGTGGCGACCGTCGGCGGCCGAGCTTACGGCCTGTCGCCCTACATCAGGATCTCCTTTGCCAGCTCGCTGGAAATTATTGAAGAAGGATGCCGCCGCATCAAGAACGCGCTCGCTAAATTAAAGTGA
- a CDS encoding RraA family protein, with product MNLPGSVINPAPQPVSQKVRDAFIHVVTPHISDNLSRSIGINGLTRYNQSGKLIGTALTVRSRGGDNLAVYQAMTMLKPGHVLVIDAEGNLNNAVIGELIKLESVRRGCVGFIVDGAIRDIASFADTPCYARGVTHRGPYKDGPGEVNIPVCVGGQIVNPGDIVVGDENGVVCFAPQFADELLALAAEHAAKEEIIKQQIASGAEDQTWFTHILRQKGLLKSW from the coding sequence ATGAACTTACCCGGAAGCGTGATTAACCCTGCGCCACAGCCTGTCAGCCAGAAAGTACGCGACGCCTTCATCCATGTCGTCACCCCGCATATCAGCGACAATCTGTCACGCAGCATCGGTATTAACGGACTCACCCGTTATAACCAGTCTGGAAAACTCATCGGCACTGCGCTCACCGTGAGATCCCGCGGTGGAGACAACCTTGCCGTCTATCAGGCCATGACCATGCTCAAGCCCGGCCACGTGCTGGTTATCGATGCCGAAGGCAATCTGAATAATGCGGTAATCGGCGAGCTGATCAAACTGGAGTCGGTAAGACGCGGCTGTGTGGGCTTCATCGTGGATGGCGCCATACGGGATATCGCCAGTTTCGCCGATACGCCTTGCTATGCCAGAGGCGTGACCCATCGCGGCCCCTACAAAGACGGCCCGGGCGAAGTCAACATTCCGGTCTGCGTTGGCGGGCAGATCGTCAATCCTGGCGACATCGTGGTCGGCGATGAGAATGGCGTTGTCTGCTTCGCCCCCCAATTCGCCGACGAGCTACTGGCGTTAGCCGCTGAACACGCGGCCAAAGAAGAAATCATCAAACAACAGATCGCCTCCGGCGCTGAAGACCAAACCTGGTTCACTCACATACTCAGACAAAAAGGATTACTTAAATCATGGTGA
- a CDS encoding LysR family transcriptional regulator, which translates to MITFKQIDALYWIVTSGSFEAAASKLNMSQSAISKRIHELEESFNIEIFDRRSRSAQLTEKGRELLDYCTDIIHRRDQLLERISDKQVLVSRLRLGVTELTAMTWLPSLIESIRSVYPRVRIEPSIELSSVLYENITNDLLDLIIVPDIFNDVRLISVPLKSVENAWMCSPKLIPQGTELDLLDIPDYSFLLQGAQSGTGLIYERYFSSRGITFNKNIISNNLLAQIGLAISGIGITYLPVKCLKFLVDQQKLGVIKLKPAPPLVRYAVMYRTDRTFGVVPAIAEKAAELCDFTKLQLSNDA; encoded by the coding sequence ATGATCACCTTCAAGCAAATTGATGCGCTTTATTGGATCGTCACGTCAGGGAGTTTTGAAGCGGCCGCCAGTAAGCTCAATATGTCGCAGTCCGCTATTTCGAAGCGGATCCATGAACTTGAGGAATCCTTCAATATTGAAATTTTCGACAGAAGGAGCCGCAGCGCCCAACTGACGGAGAAGGGCCGGGAGCTGCTGGATTACTGTACCGATATTATTCACCGGCGCGATCAACTGCTGGAGAGAATCAGTGATAAACAGGTGCTGGTCAGCCGGTTACGCCTGGGGGTGACTGAATTGACGGCGATGACGTGGCTGCCGAGCCTGATCGAGTCGATCCGATCGGTATATCCCCGGGTGCGAATTGAGCCGTCAATCGAGCTGAGTTCGGTTTTATATGAAAATATTACCAATGACTTGCTGGATTTAATTATCGTTCCCGATATTTTCAATGACGTCCGGTTAATATCAGTACCGTTAAAAAGCGTTGAAAACGCGTGGATGTGTTCGCCTAAACTTATTCCCCAGGGTACGGAGCTGGATTTACTGGATATCCCCGACTATTCGTTTTTATTACAAGGCGCGCAGTCCGGCACCGGCCTGATTTACGAACGTTACTTTTCGAGCCGGGGTATTACGTTCAACAAAAATATTATCAGCAACAATTTGCTGGCGCAGATTGGATTGGCGATTTCAGGGATCGGCATCACCTACCTTCCAGTGAAATGTCTGAAATTTCTGGTGGATCAACAAAAGCTGGGGGTAATAAAGCTAAAGCCCGCGCCGCCTCTGGTACGTTATGCCGTTATGTACCGCACCGACCGAACCTTTGGCGTTGTTCCGGCTATCGCGGAAAAAGCCGCGGAGCTATGTGATTTCACGAAATTGCAGTTATCAAACGATGCTTAA
- a CDS encoding UbiD family decarboxylase, with protein MIKTAKNNVYDLRSALELLKTLPGEYVETDVEVDPHAELSGIYRYVGAGGTCQRPTRKNGPVMVFNKIKNFNDISVAIGLNGSRKRVGEFLNCPPERLGHLLKDSVKNAIPPVVVEPDKATCREVVHLATDADFDLRKLLPAPTNTEEDAGPYITMGLCYASDPETHESDITIHRLCIQSRDELSMWLTPGRHIDAFRMKAEAKGKPLPISISIGVDPAIEVAACFEPPTTPLGFDELSIAGALRGYAVEMTKCITINEKAIAHAEIVIEGELLPNVRVREDQNTNTGKAMPEFPGYTGEAKEALPVIKVKAVTHRRNPIWRTTVGPGEEHVNMAGIPTEASILDMVERAMPGKLLNVFAHTAGGGKLLAVMQFKKSSPVDEGRQRQAALLAFSAFSELKHVILVDEDVDIFDSDDVMWAMQTRYQGDVDTVFIPGVRCHPLDPSQVPAYSPSISQQGMSCKTLFDCTVPFHLKSHFERSKFKEVDVKRFLPDFE; from the coding sequence ATGATCAAGACAGCGAAAAATAACGTTTATGATTTACGCTCTGCGCTGGAGTTATTGAAAACCCTGCCGGGCGAGTACGTTGAAACCGATGTGGAAGTGGATCCGCACGCGGAGTTGTCCGGCATTTATCGTTATGTGGGCGCCGGCGGAACATGCCAACGGCCAACCCGTAAAAACGGCCCGGTAATGGTCTTTAATAAAATCAAAAATTTTAACGACATCAGCGTGGCTATCGGCCTGAACGGTTCCCGTAAGCGTGTCGGCGAATTTCTGAATTGCCCTCCCGAAAGACTGGGGCACCTGTTGAAGGATTCTGTGAAAAATGCGATCCCGCCGGTTGTGGTTGAACCGGATAAAGCGACCTGCCGGGAAGTGGTGCATCTGGCGACCGATGCGGATTTCGATCTGCGAAAATTATTACCTGCGCCAACCAATACGGAAGAAGACGCCGGCCCTTATATCACCATGGGGCTGTGCTATGCCTCCGATCCGGAGACGCATGAGTCCGATATCACGATCCATCGTCTGTGTATCCAGAGCCGGGACGAACTCTCTATGTGGTTGACGCCGGGACGTCATATCGATGCTTTCCGCATGAAAGCGGAAGCGAAAGGCAAACCGCTGCCTATTTCTATCAGCATCGGCGTCGATCCCGCCATTGAAGTCGCCGCTTGCTTCGAACCACCGACGACGCCACTAGGATTTGATGAACTGAGTATTGCCGGCGCGCTGCGCGGTTATGCCGTTGAAATGACGAAATGCATCACGATCAATGAGAAGGCCATCGCTCATGCGGAGATCGTGATTGAAGGCGAATTGCTGCCCAATGTCCGCGTGCGCGAAGATCAGAATACCAATACCGGCAAGGCCATGCCGGAGTTCCCCGGTTATACCGGCGAAGCGAAAGAAGCGCTCCCCGTCATCAAGGTTAAAGCGGTTACCCATCGCCGCAATCCGATTTGGCGTACGACGGTCGGCCCCGGCGAAGAACATGTGAACATGGCGGGCATTCCGACGGAAGCCAGCATTTTGGATATGGTCGAACGCGCGATGCCGGGCAAACTGCTCAACGTTTTTGCCCATACCGCCGGCGGCGGCAAATTGCTGGCCGTCATGCAATTCAAAAAATCGTCCCCCGTGGATGAAGGGCGCCAGCGTCAGGCCGCGCTGCTGGCGTTCTCGGCCTTCTCGGAACTGAAGCACGTCATCCTGGTGGATGAAGATGTGGATATATTCGACAGCGACGACGTGATGTGGGCGATGCAAACCCGCTATCAGGGGGATGTCGACACCGTGTTTATCCCCGGCGTGCGCTGTCATCCGTTGGATCCTTCCCAGGTTCCGGCATACAGTCCGAGCATTTCGCAGCAAGGTATGTCGTGCAAGACCCTCTTTGATTGCACCGTGCCTTTCCATCTGAAGAGCCATTTTGAACGTTCGAAATTCAAAGAGGTGGACGTGAAGCGCTTTCTGCCGGACTTCGAATAA
- a CDS encoding LysR family transcriptional regulator gives MDLKRLRYFCKVVEQSSFSKAAQLLNMAQPPLSKRIQELEEELNVSLFMRKGNRIETTDAGYFLYRKACKLLREVEDTARETIQIANSERYILRIGLTHLFQSYFKPLFLELHRRCPHAEINVMVSDSSNLESSLNDKLIDVALIQRPYHNEGYDSMTFNPVPLVAVVSKKIMPIPPDNPFPYLELGQLPLILLHRSRDSGVYEILLDLFRKGGVNPNVLMHITQPGVILDWLESGLEAATLLPSSEVDSSKLQHCHVLNVFPSPLVFFPALVKTPATPYMTELLEIVERGYPF, from the coding sequence ATGGATTTGAAAAGGCTAAGATATTTTTGCAAAGTAGTAGAACAGAGCTCTTTCAGCAAAGCGGCCCAGTTGCTGAATATGGCGCAACCGCCGTTGAGTAAACGTATTCAAGAATTGGAAGAGGAACTCAATGTCTCACTATTTATGCGCAAGGGGAATCGGATTGAGACAACGGATGCCGGTTATTTCCTTTATCGTAAAGCATGTAAACTATTAAGGGAGGTTGAAGATACGGCAAGGGAAACGATCCAGATTGCCAATAGTGAACGTTACATATTGCGCATTGGTTTAACGCACTTATTTCAGTCTTATTTCAAGCCACTATTTTTAGAATTGCATCGGCGCTGTCCTCATGCGGAAATTAACGTGATGGTTTCTGATTCCAGTAATCTTGAATCCAGCCTGAATGATAAGTTAATTGACGTCGCATTGATTCAAAGACCTTATCATAATGAGGGTTATGACTCGATGACATTTAACCCGGTACCGCTGGTTGCCGTGGTGAGTAAAAAAATCATGCCGATCCCGCCGGACAACCCCTTCCCTTACCTCGAACTTGGTCAACTCCCGCTGATATTGCTGCATCGCTCCCGTGATTCCGGTGTTTATGAAATCTTGCTCGACCTTTTCCGCAAAGGCGGCGTTAACCCCAATGTGCTGATGCATATCACGCAGCCCGGCGTTATCCTCGATTGGCTGGAGTCAGGGCTTGAGGCCGCTACGTTGCTCCCCAGTTCGGAAGTCGATAGCAGCAAACTGCAACATTGCCATGTACTGAATGTTTTCCCATCGCCACTGGTCTTTTTCCCGGCATTGGTGAAAACGCCGGCTACGCCGTATATGACCGAACTGCTGGAGATTGTAGAACGGGGATATCCGTTTTGA